In Populus trichocarpa isolate Nisqually-1 chromosome 12, P.trichocarpa_v4.1, whole genome shotgun sequence, a genomic segment contains:
- the LOC7484452 gene encoding protein EARLY FLOWERING 5: MKTTKGGKVMNPTDAYRKELRKKELKRNKKERKKVREVGILKKDPEVIKDQIEKLELMKADGALDKARKHKKRQLQDTLSLVLKKRREYEDKMKEKGETPVMFSHLGPLRRTSTEEEERAKHPKPEDSVYYHPTLNPTGAPPPGKPPMYKSSIGPRIPLSGASSSATESEDVALTIPPPLPESGELGLGDSSVIPASLPLPPLPPMPPKPADSSLGMSLPPPPLPPPPPGPPPKDQVLSHTPLPPPPPLQQSAQPPPPGTNESGRETNISALLDESSSNDTVQVPASLPPPPPIAMPLKSAINQTEGSSFEADANTTATMDNPKMVPPPPPPRQQPLAPGPALIPALQPDVLPPGILRFPPPPPPPPPNMRPPLSTPGIPSQMAPPGVTVPFIPRPPYGPPPGPPPMMRPPLPPGPPPLQEDAAIWPPVPQKPSYVKSAASTVVKRLLAQHTPELTAMVPASVRVRREAVIPKSKPKAGTSTTAVATRPTAPTTVKPESTNSSSAPKSQSIDDSYMAFLEDMKTLGALDG, from the exons ATGAAGACGACGAAAGGAGGCAAAGTTATGAACCCTACGGATGCTTATCGAAAGGAACTCCGTAAGAAGGAATTAAAACgg aacaagaaggaaagaaagaaggtgAGAGAGGTGGGGATTTTGAAGAAGGATCCTGAGGTGATAAAGGATCAGATAGAGAAGTTGGAATTGATGA AGGCTGATGGTGCTTTAGACAAAGcaagaaaacacaagaaaagacAACTTCAGGATACTCTTAGCCTTGTTTTGAAGAAGAGAAGG GAATATGAAGATAAAATGAAGGAGAAGGGTGAAACCCCTGTGATGTTCAG TCATTTGGGCCCTCTTCGAAGGACATccacagaagaagaagaacgagCCAAGCATCCAAAGCCTGAA GATTCTGTATACTATCACCCTACTCTGAATCCTACTGGGGCCCCACCACCTGGAAAGCCTCCCATGTATAAATCATCTATAG GGCCCCGAATACCTTTATCCGGTGCTTCATCCTCTGCAACTGAATCAGAGGATGTTGCTTTAACAATACCTCCTCCTTTGCCAGAGAGCGGTGAATTAGGCCTTGGTGATAGCTCTGTTATACCTGCTTCATTGCCCCTACCTCCTCTACCTCCGATGCCACCAAAGCCTGCAGATTCAAGCTTGGGCATGTCATTGCCTCCACCCCCTTTACCTCCCCCTCCTCCAGGTCCTCCACCAAAAGACCAAGTATTGAGTCACACACCTCTTCCTCCACCTCCACCCCTCCAACAGTCTGCTCAGCCACCACCACCTGGCACAAATGAAAGTGGGAGGGAGACCAACATATCGGCATTGTTAGATGAATCATCCTCCAATGATACTGTTCAG GTACCTGCTTCACTCCCTCCACCTCCTCCAATTGCAATGCCACTTAAGTCAGCTATTAATCAGACTGAAGGCAGTTCATTTGAAGCTGATGCCAATACCACAGCAACTATGGATAACCCTAAAATGGTTcccccaccacctcctcctAGGCAACAGCCTCTAGCACCAGGACCAGCCTTGATCCCAGCTTTACAGCCTGATGTATTACCCCCAGGAATATTGCGTTTCCccccacctccacctccacctccaccaaaTATGCGGCCACCATTATCAACCCCTGGAATTCCCAGCCAAATGGCTCCTCCAGGGGTGACGGTCCCATTTATTCCCAGACCTCCTTATGGTCCTCCACCTGGACCTCCTCCAATGATGAGACCACCCCTTCCACCTGGTCCTCCTCCTTTACAAGAAGATGCTGCAATTTGGCCACCTGTTCCTCAGAAACCATCATATGTAAAATCTGCTGCATCCACTGTTGTTAAAAGGCTGCTAGCACAGCACACTCCAGAACTTACAGCTATG GTTCCTGCCTCAGTTCGAGTGAGGAGAGAGGCTGTCATCcctaaatcaaaaccaaaagctGGAACCTCAACCACAGCAGTAGCTACCAGGCCAACAGCTCCAACCACTGTGAAGCCAGAGTCTACTAACTCATCATCAGCTCCGAAGTCTCAGAGTATTGATGACTCATATATGGCCTTTTTAGAGGACATGAAAACCCTTGGTGCTCTCGATGGTTAA
- the LOC7484453 gene encoding B3 domain-containing protein Os02g0598200 isoform X2, with protein sequence MVSSLNGQETFLEDSSGQRWKVKVSILNDSFVLQEGWSAFASDHGLELGDFIIFNYIMGSHFEVHIYDKSACERLDFSERRNQKERTGNNTQNFNTEYGQCLAKDKGSMNVHGSSTPNLAGEEICRGQSKLKNDVLKAKMVAKNTSTNKKETRAEKIVSKAECVEESRDMINRELGKKHEDYGETLVDLSNWGLSKANLGIEGSKKTRAGTKKLSHHAGASFKSQKEAGLGSKDTR encoded by the coding sequence ATGGTGTCATCATTGAATGGCCAAGAAACATTCCTCGAGGATTCAAGTGGGCAACGATGGAAAGTAAAAGTATCCATTCTGAATGATTCCTTTGTTTTACAAGAGGGCTGGAGTGCATTTGCCTCAGACCATGGTCTAGAACTTggagattttataattttcaattacattATGGGATCACACTTTGAAGTCCATATCTATGATAAGAGTGCATGTGAAAGGCTAGATTTTTCTGAGAGaagaaatcaaaaggaaaggACTGGAAATAACACTCAAAATTTTAACACTGAATATGGTCAATGCCTCGCAAAGGATAAAGGTTCAATGAACGTACATGGGTCAAGTACCCCTAACCTCGCTGGTGAGGAGATTTGTCGAGGCCAGAGCAAGTTGAAGAATGATGTGTTAAAAGCCAAGATGGTCGCAAAAAATActtcaactaataaaaaagagacTAGAGCTGAGAAGATTGTTTCTAAAGCAGAATGCGTTGAAGAATCACGTGACATGATCAATAGAGAATTAGGGAAGAAACATGAAGATTACGGTGAAACTTTAGTTGACTTGTCAAACTGGGGATTGTCGAAAGCCAACTTGGGCATTGAAGGAagcaaaaaaaccagagctggtaCTAAGAAATTGTCTCATCATGCTGGTGCCTCCTTTAAATCCCAAAAAGAAGCTGGCCTGGGTAGCAAAGATACTAGATAA
- the LOC7458086 gene encoding E3 ubiquitin-protein ligase AIRP2, with translation MMEYLELAAMSSYKDSLKVLEADIQHANVLAASIPRAKSGSCLQMKLVYNHLAPIFLFLLQWMDCSCTCLLSTYFNLFHIVVYKVCSDRKPKISSCGRKATIRQFYAVILPSLQRLHGDTKEPDVTQEEGHFLEMIVKNRLEDRRKLSDVDLLREDECGICLEPCTKMVVPSCCHAMCINCYHEWNTRSESCPFCRGSLKRVNSEDLWVLTCSSDVVDTNTVLKEDILRFYLYINNLPKDIPDDLFLMYYEHLI, from the exons AtgatggaatatcttgagcttgcTGCGATGTCATCGTACAAAGACTCCCTTAAGGTTCTCGAGGCTGATATTCAGCATGCTAATGTGTT GGCAGCTTCTATTCCAAGAGCCAAAAGTGGTTCCTGTCTTCAAATGAAACTGGTTTATAATCACCTGGCACCCATATTTCTGTTTTTGCTCCAATGGATGGATTGCTCATGTACATGTCTACTTTCAACTTATTTTAACCTTTTCCACATTGTTGTATACAAG GTATGCTCAGACAGGAAGCCGAAGATTTCTTCATGCGGACGGAAAGCAACTATTAGGCAATTCTATg CTGTTATATTACCATCACTTCAGCGTCTTCATGGTGATACAAAGGAGCCGGACGTAACTCAGGAAGAAGGCCACTTCCTGGAGATGATTGTCAAGAACAGACTAGAAGATAGGAGGAAGCTTTCAGATGTAGACCTGCTGAGGGAAGACGAATGTGGGATCTGCTTGGAACCTTGCACAAAAATGGTTGTGCCAAGCTGCTGCCATGCAATGTGTATCAACTGCTACCATGAATG GAACACAAGGTCAGAATCTTGCCCATTTTGTCGAGGCAGTCTGAAGAGAGTAAATTCAGAAGATCTTTGGGTTCTCACTTGCAGTAGTGATGTGGTTGACACTAACACCGTATTAAAGGAAGATATCTTGAGGTTCTATCTTTATATAAACAACTTGCCAAAAGATATCCCGGATGATCTATTCCTAATgtattatgagcacctaatcTAA
- the LOC7484453 gene encoding B3 domain-containing protein Os02g0598200 isoform X1 — translation MTSKEEACPMCTQNCLMTHGNRTNSRTLVSSFFKVLIGGPFLTVLYFPPKFAPMVSSLNGQETFLEDSSGQRWKVKVSILNDSFVLQEGWSAFASDHGLELGDFIIFNYIMGSHFEVHIYDKSACERLDFSERRNQKERTGNNTQNFNTEYGQCLAKDKGSMNVHGSSTPNLAGEEICRGQSKLKNDVLKAKMVAKNTSTNKKETRAEKIVSKAECVEESRDMINRELGKKHEDYGETLVDLSNWGLSKANLGIEGSKKTRAGTKKLSHHAGASFKSQKEAGLGSKDTR, via the exons ATGACTAGCAAGGAGGAAGCTTGTCCAATGTGCACACAGAACTGCTTGATGACTCACGGGAATAGGACAAACTCAAGGACTCTTGTTTCCTCTTTCTTCAAAGTCTTGATTGGTGGTCCGTTTCTTACAGTTTTG TACTTTCCACCCAAATTCGCTCCAATGGTGTCATCATTGAATGGCCAAGAAACATTCCTCGAGGATTCAAGTGGGCAACGATGGAAAGTAAAAGTATCCATTCTGAATGATTCCTTTGTTTTACAAGAGGGCTGGAGTGCATTTGCCTCAGACCATGGTCTAGAACTTggagattttataattttcaattacattATGGGATCACACTTTGAAGTCCATATCTATGATAAGAGTGCATGTGAAAGGCTAGATTTTTCTGAGAGaagaaatcaaaaggaaaggACTGGAAATAACACTCAAAATTTTAACACTGAATATGGTCAATGCCTCGCAAAGGATAAAGGTTCAATGAACGTACATGGGTCAAGTACCCCTAACCTCGCTGGTGAGGAGATTTGTCGAGGCCAGAGCAAGTTGAAGAATGATGTGTTAAAAGCCAAGATGGTCGCAAAAAATActtcaactaataaaaaagagacTAGAGCTGAGAAGATTGTTTCTAAAGCAGAATGCGTTGAAGAATCACGTGACATGATCAATAGAGAATTAGGGAAGAAACATGAAGATTACGGTGAAACTTTAGTTGACTTGTCAAACTGGGGATTGTCGAAAGCCAACTTGGGCATTGAAGGAagcaaaaaaaccagagctggtaCTAAGAAATTGTCTCATCATGCTGGTGCCTCCTTTAAATCCCAAAAAGAAGCTGGCCTGGGTAGCAAAGATACTAGATAA
- the LOC7484451 gene encoding uncharacterized protein LOC7484451 — protein MLKSTFVPILSTFPTKPKKLPTKLPWLTVITNTYTQSPQPVHQNASLTTPPPPPPPPPPLHQHNHPPTSAYIHLPFCRKRCHYCDFPIVALGSTNPTDNDPRISNYIELLQREIVSTRSDFDTIPPLETVFFGGGTPSLVSPRMVLSILDTLRVKFGVCEGAEISMEMDPGTFDGRKVKDLMGMGVNRVSLGVQAFQEELLKSCGRAHGVKEVYEAIEILGSCGVENWSVDLISSLPLQTPQMWEESLRLTIEARPKHVSVYDLQVEQGTKFGALYTPGEFPLPCETQSAEFYRMASRMLADVGYRHYEISSYCEDGYECKHNYTYWKNKPFYGFGLGSASYLNGLRFSRPRKMKEYMGYVENLENGVVNYCGNNLVDAKDLAVDIVMLSLRTARGLDLRSFAEAFGGSLVHSLCKVYQPYIESGHVVCLDEERRAMTVDEFNTLFLNEDEIAKGLSYIRLSDPDGFLLSNELISLAFRVIDP, from the exons ATGCTAAAATCAACCTTCGTTCCAATTCTCTCAACATTTCCAACCAAACCCAAAAAGCTCCCTACAAAACTTCCATGGCTGACGGTCATCACCAACACCTACACACAAAGCCCACAACCTGTTCACCAAAATGCCTCGCTTaccacaccaccaccaccaccaccaccaccaccaccacttcaTCAACACAACCACCCTCCAACTTCAGCTTACATTCACCTCCCTTTCTGCCGCAAACGCTGCCACTACTGTGACTTTCCAATTGTTGCTCTTGGCTCCACAAACCCAACCGACAACGACCCGCGAATCTCTAACTATATTGAATTACTTCAACGTGAAATAGTCTCAACAAGGTCGGATTTTGATACCATTCCGCCACTTGAAACTGTGTTTTTTGGTGGTGGGACTCCTTCTTTGGTGTCCCCAAGGATGGTTTTGTCGATATTGGATACGTTGAGGGTGAAATTTGGAGTTTGTGAGGGTGCTGAGATATCTATGGAAATGGATCCTGGGACCTTTGATGGTAGGAAAGTTAAGGACTTGATGGGGATGGGTGTGAATAGAGTATCTTTAGGAGTTCAGGCTTTTCAGGAGGAGTTGCTAAAATCTTGTGGGAGGGCACATGGGGTTAAGGAGGTTTATGAGGCAATTGAGATTTTGGGGTCATGTGGGGTGGAGAATTGGAGTGTTGATCTTATCTCTTCACTGCCTCTCCAGACTCCACAAATGTGGGAGGAGAGTTTGAGGCTCACCATCGAAGCGAGGCCTAAGCATGTGTCTGTTTATGATCTGCAGGTTGAACAAGGCACGAAATTTGGAGCATT GTACACGCCAGGGGAGTTTCCTTTGCCATGCGAAACACAATCTGCTGAGTTTTATAGAATGGCCTCGAGGATGCTTGCTGATGTGGGTTACAGACATTATGAAATTAGCAGTTATTGTGAAGACGGGTATGAATGCAAGCACAATTATACATACTGGAAGAACAAACCCTTCTATGGTTTTGGCCTTGGTTCTGCTAGTTATCTCAATGGATTGAGGTTTTCCAGGCCAAGGAAGATGAAAGAGTACATGGGTTATGTGGAGAATTTGGAGAACGGAGTGGTAAATTATTGTGGGAATAATCTTGTTGATGCCAAAGACTTGGCTGTGGATATTGTGATGCTCTCACTTAGAACTGCAAGAGGCCTCGATTTGAGGTCTTTTGCAGAAGCATTTGGTGGATCACTTGTTCATTCTCTTTGCAAGGTCTATCAACCCTACATAGAGAGTGGGCATGTGGTTTGCTTGGATGAGGAGCGAAGAGCCATGACTGTAGATGAATTCAACACCTTGTTTTTGAACGAAGATGAGATTGCAAAGGGGTTATCTTATATCCGGCTCAGTGATCCAGATGGTTTTCTGTTATCAAATGAATTGATATCCCTTGCATTTAGGGTCATAGATCCCTAG